From Flexistipes sp.:
GTTTTTCTATAGTGACACCCGATATTTGCACCTGCGACTGCATGGACAAATATTTGTTTCTGTTAGCCTCTGAAGGATTTATAATTATTTTTCCTTCGTACCCGTCTATTATCAAATCTTTAGCATATTCTGTTATGTCAATAACATGCTCAATGCCGCTTACTGCAGGGATTCCCATCCCCTTGGCAACAAGTGCCATATGTGACGTCTGCCCGTCATTCTCCGTAACAATTCCCTTCACCTTTGAAAGATCAAGGGAGGCCGTATCACCGGGGCCCAGTTGATTTGACACAATTATGCTTTCCTTCTCCAGGGAAATATGACGCTCAATTACCCCCAGATTTTTCAGCAGTCTGTTGCAGACGTCCTCTATGTCGGCGGCACGTTCTTTCAGATAGGGATCATCGATTTTTTTGAAACGCTCTATAAATTTATCCGAAACATGTCTGATACTGTAAGCCGCGGAACGTCCCAAATTAAGGACATGATGGAAAATATCATCCCTGAATGAACCGTCGGATAAAATCATAAGGTGAGTATGAAAAATTTCCTTGTCAATCCTGAGATTTCCTGAATCAATATTATTGATAACTGTCATGATTTCATTTTTGGTTTTGTCAAAGGAATATTTCAGCCTCTCTTCCTCTTTCTCAACATCCTTCACTTTACTGTCATCATCAAGGAAATGATAAACCATATGAACGGGTTTGCCGATGGAAATCCCTTCGGATATAGGTATCCCCTGCAGCACCATCTCCTCATCATAATTCTGGGGTCTGGCAATGTTGCTGGTCAGCATGATATGATTTTTCAGAAAGCCTGAAATCATATTTCCTATAGTCTCAAGGAGCATTTTCAAAACATTCGAATTTTCAGGATTATCTATAAACTGAAAAACCAGCACCCCGAACGTTTCATCCTGCTTTTTCAGTGGAATACCTATGAAGGTATTAAACGGTTCTTCACCAATGCCGGGGAAATATTTGAACTTAGGGTGCTTTGTGGCATTGGCAATAAACTGATAATCCCCGGAAGAAAAGGTGATACCTGTCAACCCCTCCTCAGGCAACATAGATACATTGCCCACGGATGCCTGATTTAAGCCGTACGTTGCTTTGAGTACAAGCATTTCCTTATTTTCGTCGTAAATATATATCGAACATACTTCGGATGATAGGTACTTAGCCAATGAGTGGGTAAGCTCATTAAGCACATTTTTACTGCTGTCGAAATTTAAAAGCAGATTTGTAATATCCGATAAAAATTTTAAATTTTCCATAAGCTCTATACTAATAGTTTTTCATAAAACTTAAAGCGAATTTTATAATAAAATATAAAAATAAAATTTTGCAAACATCCCAAACTTTTCGTATTTATATGCTTGATTGGAAGAGGTAGTTGAGGTATTTGAGGTATTTAAGGTAGTTGAGGTCTTATGGGTTGTATGGGTAGTAGGGGTTGCAGAATAAATTTCGGTTGACTGTATATTGTTTCAATAATAAATATATATTATGCACGAAGTCGGTATTGCCCAAAATATTCTGGATATCGCTGTTGAAAGCGCGTTGAACAACAAGGCTGAAATTATAAATAAAATACATGTGAAAATCGGCAGACTGGCTGCAGTTGAGAATGATGCACTGCTGTTCGCTTTTGATGCCTTAAAAGAAGGAACCATTGCTGCAAATGCCTTATTGAAGATAGAAGACATCCCCATAAAAGGCAGATGCACTGACTGCAAACATGAAGATTTTTATGATGAAATGTTCTTCAGCTGCAAAAAGTGCGGGTCATACAAAGTGGAACTCCTTACTGGTGAGGAACTGAATATTACCGAAATTGAGGTGGACTGATGGGAAAAATCAACATAGAAGAAAAAATACTTTCAAAAAATATAAAAAAGGCTGACGCTTTAAGAGAATTGTTCAGAGAAAAGGGTGTTTTTGTTCTGAACCTTGTTTCCTCTCCCGGAAGCGGGAAAACCAGCATACTTGAGTCAACTCTAACCGGGATGCAGCATGAATATAATATCGGTGTAATTGAAGGTGATTTACAGACGGAAAACGATGCTGAGCGCATCAGAAAGACAGGTATTAATGCAGTGCAGATTAATACCGGCGGTGCATGCCACCTGGAAGCTGAAGGCATAGGAAAAACCCTGGAAAACTTTGATTTGGACAAGCTTGATTTTCTTGTAATCGAAAATGTAGGCAATCTTGTGTGCCCCTCCAGCTTTGATTTGGGTGAAGATTGCAAAGTGGTGGTGGTAAGCACACCTGAGGGGGATGATAAGCCTGCAAAATACCCTTCAATGATACGTGTTTCCTCAGCAATGATAGTCAACAAGATAGATCTGCTTGATTATCTGGATTTTGACATCGAAAAGTGTATTGATTATGCCAGGGGGATCAACCCAGACTTGGACTTTTTCAAAGTTTCATGCAAGACAGGCGAGGGAATCGGCACCTGGACGGACTGGCTCACAAAACAAATCGGTGACAAAAAGGTTCAGCAACAGTGAGAAAAGCCGGTCTGGATGAAGTTGGAAGGGGATGCCTGGCCG
This genomic window contains:
- the ptsP gene encoding phosphoenolpyruvate--protein phosphotransferase; translated protein: MENLKFLSDITNLLLNFDSSKNVLNELTHSLAKYLSSEVCSIYIYDENKEMLVLKATYGLNQASVGNVSMLPEEGLTGITFSSGDYQFIANATKHPKFKYFPGIGEEPFNTFIGIPLKKQDETFGVLVFQFIDNPENSNVLKMLLETIGNMISGFLKNHIMLTSNIARPQNYDEEMVLQGIPISEGISIGKPVHMVYHFLDDDSKVKDVEKEEERLKYSFDKTKNEIMTVINNIDSGNLRIDKEIFHTHLMILSDGSFRDDIFHHVLNLGRSAAYSIRHVSDKFIERFKKIDDPYLKERAADIEDVCNRLLKNLGVIERHISLEKESIIVSNQLGPGDTASLDLSKVKGIVTENDGQTSHMALVAKGMGIPAVSGIEHVIDITEYAKDLIIDGYEGKIIINPSEANRNKYLSMQSQVQISGVTIEKLPREIVCHMGRKVYLGANVASILDADKAQDLGAFDIGLVRTEIFYLAEGDENFNVDAQKKIYQSILSKYTKGPVTFRLLDVGADKMEKYSVKEPNPAMGLRGARFLIKNENLLETQLEALLDLDDSRVKVLVPFVAKPEEFYRIKDIIRKKAEKMRVSMPPVGVMIEIPSIAFALEKLDEEADFYSIGTNDLFQYFFAADRNNIQIFSNYKILSECFMNFMEFICNKLSQTGKDVEICGEIAHEEEILYRLIEMGYSKFSLNPYLMSKASELIIDRCKQEN
- the hypA gene encoding hydrogenase maturation nickel metallochaperone HypA → MHEVGIAQNILDIAVESALNNKAEIINKIHVKIGRLAAVENDALLFAFDALKEGTIAANALLKIEDIPIKGRCTDCKHEDFYDEMFFSCKKCGSYKVELLTGEELNITEIEVD
- the hypB gene encoding hydrogenase nickel incorporation protein HypB, which codes for MGKINIEEKILSKNIKKADALRELFREKGVFVLNLVSSPGSGKTSILESTLTGMQHEYNIGVIEGDLQTENDAERIRKTGINAVQINTGGACHLEAEGIGKTLENFDLDKLDFLVIENVGNLVCPSSFDLGEDCKVVVVSTPEGDDKPAKYPSMIRVSSAMIVNKIDLLDYLDFDIEKCIDYARGINPDLDFFKVSCKTGEGIGTWTDWLTKQIGDKKVQQQ